The uncultured Celeribacter sp. genome includes the window AGTGCGAACAGCGCCACGTCGCGTTCAGCTGGTGTCAGGGTCCAGGCCGTAAACTGTGCCGCGATGACTTCGGAGAGATGGCCGCGCGCGATGTCCAGTGCTCGGCTCTTTTCGGCCAGCCTGTTCATCAGGTTACGCAGCTGGAAGATGCCCATGATCAGCCCGGCCATGAGCATGATCGAGACGAAGAGTTCCATCGCGGTCTCAAGATAGGCCGCGCCCTGTAAGGCATCAGCCAAAGCATCGCCCGTGAAAAAGATCACGGCGACCCCCTGAAGCAGGATGACAACGGCCAGAGCGGCGGTTGACCCTTTCAGGGGGACCGGCAGTTTCACTTGCGCTCTCCAAACAGCATGGGTTTAACCAGATTTCGTTTCATTGCGCGTCCTTCCACGATCACACCGGCGACATGAACAAGTGCCAGGATCAGCATCAGATTGGCAGATGCCCCATGCAGCAGTTCGGCGCCATGTTTGAGGCCCTTTGTCCAGGCACTGTCGGGGACGGCGGCGGCTTTTGCAAGCACGGACCAATCTCCGGAGGCGACGGCAGCGTTCTCGGCAGCGACCTGCATCGGTGACTGGGCGTCTGTCATGATCAGCCCGGTTGCGATCACCATGGCCAGCAGCGCCCAAAGGGCATAAACCATTAGCGCTCCGGCCGGGTTGTGTGAGGGATAGGGGCGCGGTGGTTCCCGGCGCAATAGTCCCAGAAGATGCGCCATGCCGGCTTTCGGGTCGGGCAGGAACGCGGAAAACCGCGCTTCTGCGGGGCCAATGATGCCCCAGATCAGACGAACCAGAAGCGCCGCCAGAGCCCCCCATCCGATCCAGACATGCAGTGTCTTTCCCGGTTCGTCCAGCAGGCCGTTGAGAATGACGGCTGCGGCGATCGTCCAATGGGTCAGCCGCACCAGCGGGTCCCAAAGAGAGGGCGACGCGATGTCGCCCCCGGAAAATGCCGAAGGAGATGGCATCAGTCGTCTTCCTTGATTTTGGCGACATCGCCGGATGCTGGATCGATGTAGACTTCCCAATGGGTCTTCTTAGCGTCGATGCACTTTGCTTCGATCATGCCGTCTTCGGCACCGAATTTCGTGACTTCGCAGCCAGCATCGGCCAGGGCGGCCGTTGCGGTTTCGGGTGTGGTGCCGACATGATCACCCACAGCGGGCAGGGCATTTGCAAGCATCGGCGCGGTGATCAGTGCGGCGGTGAGCAGGATCGTCTTGGTCATCAGGAAAGCTCCTTTATCTGGATTGTCCGGCTTGGTCCGGATGACAGAGATATGTGGAGATTGGCGTGCGGCGTCGATTGCACAGATGCTGCCGGATGGGGTGATAAGCAGCTGCTTACGGGGAAATCTGTTGTGCGATGCCCTCGTATGCGTCCGACGGGACGGGGTGCGGACACCGACAGATGTCTGAAACGATCGGCGTGCCGGATCGTCGGGGGACGAGATCCGGCACGCCTGTGGACGCGGGGTAGACTGCTGCGCAGTCCGGGCTCAGATGCGTTCGATCCGGGCAGGCAGGCCCTGGCGAACGGCGGTGCCCGAGACGGGGTCGACCCAGACACCGGCTTTGGCGCGGCTCGGGTCGGTGATCCCCAGATCGTTCAACAGCACGCCAGCGGCCAGTCGCGGGTCTGCGGCGATGGTCTGGTCATCAATGGTGATGTCCTTTGCGCCAAAGCCTTTGTGACCGTAGCCGTGTTCGATGGCCACCGTGTCCGGGGCGATGCCATTGCGGACCACGGCAACGCTTTCAAGGGTTCCGCCGGGCGTCGTCAGGCGCACCATATCGCCGGTTGCGATGCCGTGCTGCGCGGCCAGAGCCGTTCCGACGATGACCGGGTTCGAGGCGACGATGCGCAAGAGTGCCGGGGCCCCAACGGAATAGGAGTTTTGCAGGGGCGATTTGAAGCTCATGACCTGGATCGGCCAGTCTGTTTTCGTGAAATGATCCGCGACTTTCGATCCGTCTGCAAATTCGGCTTCGCGCCAATAGGGCGTGCCGGGCAGTCGCGTGCCAGTTGTGGCGCGGCGGAAACTGCCAAGACCTTCGTTCCAGACCAGCATCGGTTTGGTAAAGGCGTAGGTCGCCTTGTCGCCCTGATAGCTGCGCTCGATGTTCTCATAACGCCCGCCCTTGGCGTAGACCGTCGCGGCCTTGCGCCACTCGTTCGGCTTCAGCGTGGCTTTCAGATCGGCGAGAATGCGGGTGACATTGGACAGTGTGATGTCTTCGTCTGTTGCATCTGCAACCGGGCTGCCCAGCATCGCGACGTTTGCGGCACCACGTATGTACCAGTCTTCGGCCCGGTTGAGCGGATGCAATTTGCCATCTGCGTCCGGGATCGCCGCATCGCCAAAGCCCGGCATCCCGATCCGTTTGGCCACTGCGATCAGGAAGGTTTCCATGCCGATCCGTTCGCCTTCGGCGTTTTTCTCTATCTTTGGCTCAATGACCGGCCAGCGGGCCGTGGTCGCTTTGGTGGCCACGCCGCCCCAGGGTTTGGCAAAGCCCCATGTTTCATACATCACCGAATCCGGAACGATGTAGTCAGAAATCGCCGTGCTCTCGTTGATGAACGGATCGATGGAAATGATCAGAGGTACGACTTGCGGGTCTTTCAGCTTTTCGACCATATGGGAAATGCCGGGGATGCCGTAGACCGGGTTGGTGTTGCGGAAAATCAGCGCTTCGGCCCCATAGGGGTAATGGTTCACCAGCGAGCTGATCCATTCGGTCGCAAGCCCCGGAGCGTTCGGATACCACGGCCCGTCGGCGGGATAGGGTTTGCCTGCGGCTTTCTTGGTTTTGAATTCGGTGGTTTTTTCATAAGGCACGTTGCGCCCGTAGGGCAGGCCTTTGGCCTGCACGGCCCCGGGGAAACTGGCGAGATCATAGGCCGGGCCCTTGTTGTCGGGGAACCAGCCGCCCGCGATCATCGTGCCACCTTTCCAGTTCAGGTTGCCAATAAGCGTGTTGAGCATCATCAGCGCATAGGCATTGGCAAAGCCCGAGCCGTTCATCATGCCGCCGTGCGAATTGACCGCGGCTTTGCGGCCGTGACTGGTAAACTCACGAGCCAGATCTTCGATCGTCGCAACCGGGATGCCGCAGGCGGCGGCGTAATCGTCCATGCTCAGCCGGCTGGCCTCTTCGCGCAGCAGGGTGAGCCCGGTTTTTACCGCGACAGGCCCGGTTTGGGTCTCGGCCAGCCCCTTGTGGAACAGAGGGGCGGCCGAGGTGCCAGCAGGGACGGGGCCGGCGTCAGAGGCGACCATATAGGGATCGCTGTCGGAATAGGGGGCGCCCTCGATCGCTAGCCCCATATCCGAACCGCGCAGGAGCTTGCCGTAACGGGGATGGTCGTCGGCGACAATTACCAGATGGGTGGCGTTGGTCCAGCTTGGCTCCCCTGCTGCGTCGGCGGCGGCCTTGGAGGGCTGGGCGAGATAGTCGTGATTGATCCGGTTGTTTGCAAACATCCACTGCATCATCGCCATGGCCAGCGCGCCATCGGTGCCAGGTTTGATCGGTAGCCAGCGCGCGCGGTCTCCAGAGGGTCCGTTCTGGGCGTGGTTCAGCACCGGGTCGATGACCACATAGCTCAAATCGCCATCGACACGTGCCTTGGCGACAAGATTGCCGATGCGTTTGAACGGGTTGCCCGCGTTGCCCGGGGCGGTGCCTGCAAAGATGATGAATTCGGCGTTGGAGAAATCGGGCTTGGCATGCGGCATCTTTTTAAAGTCGCCGAACATCGCCCCCGAACCAGAGCGATAGGCGCCACCGCAATAGGACCCGTGGCGGGTGAAGTTGTTCGATCCAAAGCTCTGTTTCAGCCAGCGCAGCACAAAGTTATCCCGCCCGTCATCGACGCAGTTCATCCAGACCAGCCTGTTGGCGCGCGGGCCGAATTCGGGAGCGCCTTCAAGAGCCGGGGCGTCCAGATCGCGGATTTCGCGCAGACCGGCGACGCGGCCTTCGCCAAAGAGATCGCCGCCCTCGGTCACCTCTTCGATGAGCTGTTCAAAGCTGATGGTTTCCCATTTGCCCGATCCGCGGGGGCCGACCCGTTTCAAGGGTTTCAATACCCGGCGCGGGTTGTCGACCTGTTGCAGCACCGCGTTGCCGCGCCCGCAGGCGGTGGAGCGGTTGGTCAGGCCCTGACCCGTGCCCGCCTGTGCCATGGCGGCGAAACTTTCGGCAACGGAACTCTCATAGGGGATGAATGGATCGGTGCTCATAGCGCTATAGGGATTGCCTGAGACACGCAGCACCTTGTTGTTGGCCTTATCGACCCGCACCCGCACGCCGCACATGGTCGTGCAGCCGATGCACATGGTGTAGCTCATGGCCTGATCGGGGTTGAGCGTTACGTCACCTGTTTGCGGGTCTACCGCATATTCCGCGGGGATCGAATTGCCGGTGACATGTTCGTCACGCGGTCTTTGGCCGGACCATTTGCCCTTGGCCAGTTTCTGGACGGTTTCGCTATAACCGACACCGAATGTTCCCAGCGCCCCCGCAGCGGCGACACCTTTGAGAATGTTACGACGATTGGTCATGGTTTGTCTCCTCAGACAGAGCGGGCAGGGGTGGGGTGGGGACGGGTCTGGGCAGGGGGAACCGCATCGGTCCAGGGGACGAAAGTCGTGTAGACAATCATCAAGAAGATCCACAGTCCGAAGGTGCCGATGACCCCCATAAGCCCCGCAACGCCGGTAGGCATCAGCGCGTCATAGAGGCCGGAGCCGACTTTCGGCACAGCTTGGCCACCCATGAACACTGTCCAGCGGAACATCCATGCCGCGTGAATGGCGATCAGCCCGGTGATAAGGCCGGTGTTGCGTGGCAGGGCAACAGCCAGGACAAAGGGAATGGCGACGGAGGCTGCGCCCCAGAGCGCGATTTGCTGCCAGACCGGAAAGCCTGCGACAGAGGCGAGGGCTTCGGAATGCACCGGCGAGATGCCGGAGATGGCCACGGTAAACCAGGCCATTCCGAGGGCGCCCACCAACGCCAGTGCCAGTGCGAGGCGACGGTTGAGCGTGCTTTCCAGCGTGGCTTCCCGGCACAGCATCCGTTCGAGAACCAGCATGACCCCCAACGCGCCGACGGCACCAGTGGCGGCGAATTGCAATGGCAAGAATGGCGTGTTCCAGAGCGGACGGGCACGCACGACCATCACCTCGGAGCCGGTGTAGACAAGGATGCCAATGGCGGAAAGGCCAGCCAGCAGGCCAAGCGGACGGGCAAAACTGTTGCGGGCGCCACCCAGAGAGAACAGCCGAAACAGCCAGGCAAAGCGCCAGTCATCCTGTCCCATACGATGGAAGTCAGGCCGATGAATAGACCAAGCAAACAGCAGCATCAGCCCCACATATGACGGCACGATCCACGCCCCCCAGGCCATCCATGAGCTTGTATGCGTGTAGACGAAGAACTCCCAGAATCGAAACGGCTGGTGCAAATCGGCCAAAAGCGCGATGGGCGCGGTGATGCCGGTGGTGACAGCGACCATAAGCGCCAAACGCGCGACGCGCAGGTCGGCGGATTTGCCAAAGACAAAGGCGGGAAGCGTCATCAGAAGCGCAGTCACGGAGATGGCGATGAGAAAGAAATACTGGACCGCCCAGGGCTGCCATGCAGCGTCATGAACGGCACCGACGAGTTCGTGAACTTGGACCTCCATCACAGGCCCTCCCCATGGTGTTGCGCGGATGCGGCCATTTCCGGATGATAGGCGGCTTCGCCCGCCACGCGCCCGTCGAGCACGTCATCAAGGCCGATGTAATAAACGTTCGGGTTGGTGTGCATCTCGGGGCGCAGCACGGACACTTCATTGTCGCGCAGCATTTTCGACACGTCGCTGTCGGGGTCATTCAGATCGCCAAAGTTGCGCGCGCCGCCGACACAGGTTTCGACACAGGCAGGCAGGAGCCCCGCTTGTGTGCGATGAAAGCAAAAGGTGCATTTGTCCGCCACCTGGGTTTCGTGGTTGATGAACCGCGCATCATAAGGGCAGGCCTGCACGCAATAGGCGCAACCGACGCATTTCGACGCGTCCACCAGAACCTCGCCATTCTCAGCCTTGAAGGTGGCCTCGACCGGGCACACCGGCAGGCAGGGCGGGTTGTCGCAATGGTTGCAAAGCCGGGGCAGCATCACCATGGCCGGGTCCTGACCGTCCTTCACCAGTTCATAAACGGACACATGGGTGCGGAAGGCGTCTTCAGGGACGGCGTTTTCCATGATGCAGGCAACGGTGCAGGCCTGACAGCCGATGCATTTGCGCAGATCGACCACCATGCCCCAATGCGGCACATGAGCGCCCTCTGTGGCTGTGGCGGATTGGCTGGCGCCGGCGACGGTGGCCGCAGCGCCGATGGTCACCTGGCCGATCGCTCCTAAGAAACCGCGACGTGTCGTGTCCATTTGGCTGATCCTTTCTTGTGGCTCAGCCAAAGCCTATGTCCGGGGTGTTGGCGGTGGTATCGGCGTAAACCCGGGGGTATTAGGGGTTTTCCCCTAAGTTTCGCCCCATCCCGCCGCGACAAGCCGCCGCACCATTTCTGCGGTGCTGCCGCAGGCGAGTTTGCTCATGGCGTTATGGCGATGGATCTCAACGGTCTTGGGGCTGATCCCCAGCTCATGCGCGATCTGTTTGTTCTGCAATCCGCGAACCACGGCGCGCGCCACTTCGGCCTCGCGCGCGGTCAGACTGTCGATCTTTGTGGTGATCTCTGCCCGGTCTCCCGCCTCGGTCGCGCGGCTGCGGCTCAGTTCCAATGCATCTTTGATCCGCTCGATCAGGGCCATGCCTTGCACCGGTTTTTCAAAGAAATCGATAGCGCCCGCGCGCATCGCCTTGACGGCCATGGGCACATCACCGTGCCCGGTGATCATGATGACGGGCAGAGGGCATTTGCGCTGGGCCAGCTCGTCCAGAAGCTCAAGTCCTGACATGCCGGGCATGCGTACATCGGCCAGAATGCAGCCAAGGCCTTCGTGCCTGCCCTTGGCCGCGTCAAGCGCCTCAAGAAAGGTCACGGCGGAATTGTGGGTCGCGATTTCCAGACCGAGAGAGGACAGGAGAAACCCCAGCCCGTCGCGGACGGCGCGGTCGTCATCGACGATGTGGATCAAGCCATCTTCAGTCATCAGTGTCCTTTATCGGAAGCCAGATCAGAACCCGCAATCCGGGGCCGTCCTCAGGCGTTTCGGCGCGCATCCAGCCGCCATGGGCCTCAATGATGGATCGTGACAGCGCCAGGCCAAGCCCGATCCCTTCCGCTTTGGTGGTATAAAAGGCCTCGGCGAAATGGTCCATTGCCTCAGCCGTCATCCCATAGCCATGATCGCGGACCGACACGCACAGCCCCGGTCCACGCGCGGGATCCTCGCACCGCGCGGCGCCAAGCACGATGGTGCGCGCCTCCGGCGGGGTGTCGCCCATCGCATCAATGGCGTTCTGCACGAGGTTGAGCACGACCTGCTGAAGCTGCACGAAATCCGCAGAAATTCTGGGAAGGGTGTCGTCGATCTGCAATGTGACCGTGACCCCCGCACGATTGGCCGACGCCACATAGATCGCGGCGCAGTCTTCCAACAGCGCCCCCATGTCCACGGGCGCCATCTGGCTTTCGCGCTTGCGCACGAAGGCGCGAATGCGTTTCACTACCGTCGCCGCTCGTTCGGCCTGGCCAGCCATCTCCTGCGAGGCCCGCCCCATGTCTTCTTCCGAAAACCGTCCGGCGTTGATCCGCATCAGACATCCCTGTGCATAGTTGGAAATCGCGCTGAGCGGCTGGTTCAGCTCATGGGCGATGGAGCTGGCCATTTCGCCCAGAATGGACAGCTTGGCCACATGTTCCAGTTCCAGCCGGTGCTGCCGGTCGGCCTCTTCAGCGCGTTTGCGTTCTGCGATCTCATGCATCAGCGCGGCATTGGTTTCCTTCAGCGCCTTTGTCCGTTGCCGTACCAGGGTTTCAATCCGGACCGAATAGAGCGCCCAGAACATCAGGGCCGCCGCGATCACGATCAGCCACTCCTGATAATCTGCAATGAATTCGCGGATCGAGACCGTGCCGGTGTGGGCGTAGGGACCGATCTGAAGCTTGCGTAGAAGATCATGCACAGGCTGATAATCCAGCGGCACGGTCCAGAGATTTCCCTGCTCCATTTGCAGGAGTGCCACAGCGACCTGTTTGCTCAGCGCCGGGTCCGTGTCTGGCGCCTTGGCGAAAGGCCAGCCGGGATAGATGGCGCTTGAGGTCGAGCAACCGGTGACCTTCGAACTCTCCGTGTTCACGGCAAAGGCCTGCAGCCCCTGAAACCGCGCCGCATCTTCGCGCTGCAGATCTTCCAGCATGCAGGTCCGCAGCACTGCGGCGTCGGCATGACCGTCAAGAACCGCCTCAGCGGCTGCGCGCATCGGGTAACCCGTCGTCATCAGTTCAATACGGCGTGGCAACTGCGGATCGATGTCCAGCATCTCTGCCCAGACGATCTGAAACCCACCGAAGGCCTCGGGGGACACGATGGCAAGCCGGTGTCCGGTCAGATCGTCGAGGGTTTCAAAGCCGCGGTTGGTGACAAGCGTCGAGGCGACGGGCAGGTCGTCCTGAGCGGTGGCGATCCGGCTGATATGGTGATCATATTCCAGCATCGCATAATTGCCGGGATTGGTGATGACAAAGTCCAGCTCTGCACGCGACAGGGCGGCGTCGAGTTCATAGATATCCAGCGCCTCAAGGCGGAAGTCATAATCCGGCAGCGCCCGATTGAGCGCGTCTTCGGTGGCCTGCCATTGATTGAGCGCCTGATCTGTCGTGCGGTATTTCAGGACGCCGATTGTCAGAGGTTCCCCGGCCTGTGCAGCCAGCACAGAGACACCCAGCATGAGCAAAGCTGAGATAAGTTTTGTCCAAAGCCGTTTCATAGCGATTGCGCCTATTGAGATCCCGGTGCCCCTGGGGAAGGCTACCCCGTGTCGTGGCGATTGTCTTCCCCCATCCTGTCAGGGGGCGACACTCTGTCCACGATCTGAAGGTCGGGAAGGCTCAGTCGAGATGGAGGGCGCATTTGGCGGCGCGCTGGGTGCGTACAGAGGTTACGATGTGCGACAGGATGACAAAGACGATGGCCAGGGCGATCACGGCGGCAATCGGGCGGTTGACGAAGTCGAGCCGGCTGTCGACGCGGGCCATGGCCGCGCGCAGCTTGACCTCCATGATCCCGCCCAGAACCATGCCCAGAATGATCGGCACCACGGGCAGATCGAGCCGTTTCAGGATCAGGCCGAAGACGCCAAAGCCCGCGCCGATGGCACAATCCACCACGGAGTTGCGCAGCGAATAGACGCCGACGAAGCTCAGCAGCAGGATCATCATCCCCAGAAACCGTGTCGGAATACGGATCAGACGGATCAGCCAATTCGAAGACATCAGCATGAATAGGATCACGATCACGTTGAGGGCCAGCAGGGCCAGATAGAGCGCATAAACGAAATCCCGATCGTCGCGAAACAGCGCCGGGCCGGGGACGACATTGTGCACATAGAAGACCGACAACATCATCGCGGTCAGGGCTTCGCCGGGGATGCCAAGTGCCAGGAGCACGTCTAGGCTCATCAGCATGGAAAAGCCGGCAAGGAGAGCGTCTATCTGGGATCCTCAGAAGTTGATCATCATGAAAGTGCGAATGCTGTCAGGCAGGTAGGCATAGACTGCACCCGCCGGGACTTTCACATTCAGCCCCGCTTTGAAGATGGCCACGACGGCGAAGCCGAACAGGGCGGCAGAGAGATAGCTTTGTGCGCTGCGATAGTCCAGCCGCCAGACCAGCAGCAGAGCAAATCCCACGTTGGTGGGCAGATAGCCTAGCTGCGGCATCAGCAGCACATAGGCGATAAACCAGGCGACGAATTCCAGAGATCGCAGCCAGTATATCACCTCTTGTGCGAGTCCGAGCGTGCGTTGGGAGACGGCTGTGCCTAGAAAATGCACGGCCCCGAAGCCCACCATCATCGCGATGCCCACCGCCGGCCAGAAGGCCGGTTGCGCGAACAGCGATGTATTGGTGACCCAGCGGGTCTGAAATGGCAAAAGCACGAGTGTGGCCAGCGCAAAGGCCAGGAATGCCAGAGCAAAGACCAACTCGCCGGGGCGGCGGTCTCGTCACATCAGGGCAAGAAGGGATTTTGCGGTCTCCATTTGGGGGCTTTCTGAGAAAGGGTAGGTAAGAAAGATCCCCACGGGCTCGAAGGAATTGCCTTCCAGCGGCTGTAAGGCAGTCGCGGCACAGCCCCGCACGCTCAGACCTCAGGCTGCGGCGACGATTCTGGCTGTGATCTTTTCGGCCTCTTTCAGCGCCTCAAGGTCAATGCCATGGTCAAACCCGGCGGCGCTGATTTCTTCCAGCACGGCGCGGGTGTCGACGTTGCCGGTGGCACCGGGGGCATAGGGGCAACCGCCCAGACCCCCGGCAGAGGCGTCAAACACCCGCAGCCCGTGATCAAGAGCCACCCGTACCAATGCGCGCGCCTGGCCGTTGGTGTCGTGAAAATGTCCCGCCAGCCGCCCGGCGGGCAGTTGTTTCAACAGATGGCTGAGCAGAGCTTCTAAAGTGCCCTTTGTGCCGAACCCGATGGTGTCGCCCAGCGAGACCTCGTAGCAGCCGATATCCAACAGCTTTTGCGCCCATGTCGCCACGGTCGCGGGATCGGTCGGCCCGTCAAAGGGGCAGGCGATCACGGTGGACAGATAGCCACGCACCGGCAGGCCGATCTCGGCTGCGCGGGCCATGAGCGGGGTGAAGCGGTCGAAGCTTTCCGCGATGCTGCAATTTAGGTTGGCCTGACTGAACCCTTCGGAGGCCGCCGCAAAGATCGCCACCTCGTCACAGCCGGCCTGAATGGCGCTTTCCAACCCGCGCAGGTTCGGGGTGAGTGCAGCATAGCGCACCCCGGTGAGGCGCGGGATGCCCGCCATCACCGCGCTGGCGTCGGCCATCTGCGGCACCCAGCGCGGGCTGACAAAGCTGGTGGCCTCGATCTTGCTGAACCCCGCGCGGCTGAGCGCCGTTATCAGGGCGATTTTGGTTTCGGTCGGCACCTGCGCGCCAAGGCTTTGCAGCCCGTCGCGGGGACCGACCTCAAACAGGGTGACTTGATCGGGCATGGCTTACCTCGCGGATTGGCTGAGCGCTTCGGGGAGCGCGGTCACCAGTTCGGGGAAGAAGGCAAACAGGATCAGCACCGCCATCTGGATCAGGAAGAACGGGATCACGCCGCGATAGACCTGTCCGATGCCGATCCCCTCGGGCAGAACGCCCTTGAGATAGAACAGCGTATAGCCGAAGGGCGGGGTGATATAGGCCATCTGGGCGGTGATCATGAACAGCACACCGAACCACAGCGGATCAAAGCCCAGCGTGGAAATGATCGGCAGGAACACCGGTACGCACAGCAGGATGATCCCGATTTCGTCCAGAAACAGCCCGAGGAAGATCAGCACCAGAACCATGGCGCCGAGCACAACCCAACGCGACGCTTCCAGTCCTTCGACGAAGTTCAGCAGAGAATCCGCGCCGCCGGTGGCGACAAAGACCGAAATGAACGCCCGTGCCCCGATGGTGATCCAGAGGATCATCGCGGTGACGCGCAGCGTGTCGGTGGCGGCCTCGGACAGCATCGGCAGCGACAGGCGGCGGGTGAAAAGCGCGGAAATGGCTGCGCCCAAAACGCCGACGGCGGCGGCTTCGGTCGGGGTGGCAATGCCGGCATAAATCGATCCCAGAACGCCCAGAACGACGAAGGCCGGCAGGATCAGGCTTTTGAGTTTGCCCAGCTTTTCACGCAACGGAATGTCGTCGAGATGGTCGGGTTTCGGGGCCAGCTCCGGATTGATCCATGTCCGGATCAGGATGTAGCCGATATAGCTGGCTGCAAGGATCAGACCGGGCACGATGCCCGCGGCAAACATCTTGCCGATCGAGATTTGCGCGGTGATGGCATAGACGATGGTGATCACCGAGGGCGGGATCAGGATACCCAAGGTGCCGCCCGCGCAAATGGCACCAAGGGCCAGCGGCGGGTGATAGCCGCGCGACAGCATTGAGGGCAGGGCGAGGATGCCCATGGCCGCCACGGCGGCGCCCACGACACCGGTCATGGCGGCGAGGATGGTGCAGATGGCAATCGTGCCGACCGCAAGGCCACCGTTGATGCGCGAAAACCACGTTTCCATTGCGTCATAAAGCGCGTCGATGATCGAGGATTTCTGCAGGATCGAGGCCATCAGCACATAGAGCGGGATCGCCATCAAAGATTCCGAGGTCATCGTCTCAAAGGTATTGAGAACCGCAACGATCAGTGCCGAGGGTCCCCACAGCAGAATGGTCGAGATAAAGGCAATGGCTCCAAGAACAAAGGCCAGACCAGCGCCGCTGAGCATGAAGGCGATCAGCGAGGAGAACATGAACAGCAGGATGAGCGAGCTTTCCATCACGCAGCCTCCTCACCCAAAAGGGTGTTGATCGCATCCGCCAGCGCCTGAAGCGTGAGCAGCAGTGCAGAGAGCGGCAGGAACGCTTTGGCGGGCCATATCACCGGGTTCCAGGCCGAATAGCTGGTTTCCCCATAGTTAAAGGACTGCCAGACCAGCGGCAGGCTGAACCACAACAGGATCGCCCCAAAGACGCCAGCCAGTATCAGTGCAACCAGTTGTAGGATCTTTGCCAGACGTCCGGTGGCCGCCGAAGACAGGACGTCCACCGCGACATGGCCACCCAGATGCAGCAGATAGGGTCCACCCAGCAGGAAGAACGGGCCAAAGATCAGCGTCGCCAGCTCTGGCGCCCATGAGGTCGGCGCGGAGAGCATATAGCGCGAGATCACCTCCCACAGCATCAGAAGAACGATGGCGTAGACCAGCCATTTCGCCAGAACGAACAGTCCGCGGTTGAGCGCCGTGATGCGCCGGGCCAGAGAAATCATGGGGAAAGCTCCGCTAAGTCAAGGACG containing:
- the nrfD gene encoding NrfD/PsrC family molybdoenzyme membrane anchor subunit; the encoded protein is MEVQVHELVGAVHDAAWQPWAVQYFFLIAISVTALLMTLPAFVFGKSADLRVARLALMVAVTTGITAPIALLADLHQPFRFWEFFVYTHTSSWMAWGAWIVPSYVGLMLLFAWSIHRPDFHRMGQDDWRFAWLFRLFSLGGARNSFARPLGLLAGLSAIGILVYTGSEVMVVRARPLWNTPFLPLQFAATGAVGALGVMLVLERMLCREATLESTLNRRLALALALVGALGMAWFTVAISGISPVHSEALASVAGFPVWQQIALWGAASVAIPFVLAVALPRNTGLITGLIAIHAAWMFRWTVFMGGQAVPKVGSGLYDALMPTGVAGLMGVIGTFGLWIFLMIVYTTFVPWTDAVPPAQTRPHPTPARSV
- a CDS encoding helix-turn-helix transcriptional regulator — encoded protein: MKLPVPLKGSTAALAVVILLQGVAVIFFTGDALADALQGAAYLETAMELFVSIMLMAGLIMGIFQLRNLMNRLAEKSRALDIARGHLSEVIAAQFTAWTLTPAERDVALFALKGLDAAEIAALRGAANGTVRAQLTRIYAKAGVSSRAQLAAFFVEDLLSDPKLGQIEDR
- a CDS encoding response regulator; protein product: MTEDGLIHIVDDDRAVRDGLGFLLSSLGLEIATHNSAVTFLEALDAAKGRHEGLGCILADVRMPGMSGLELLDELAQRKCPLPVIMITGHGDVPMAVKAMRAGAIDFFEKPVQGMALIERIKDALELSRSRATEAGDRAEITTKIDSLTAREAEVARAVVRGLQNKQIAHELGISPKTVEIHRHNAMSKLACGSTAEMVRRLVAAGWGET
- a CDS encoding cytochrome b/b6 domain-containing protein; this encodes MPSPSAFSGGDIASPSLWDPLVRLTHWTIAAAVILNGLLDEPGKTLHVWIGWGALAALLVRLIWGIIGPAEARFSAFLPDPKAGMAHLLGLLRREPPRPYPSHNPAGALMVYALWALLAMVIATGLIMTDAQSPMQVAAENAAVASGDWSVLAKAAAVPDSAWTKGLKHGAELLHGASANLMLILALVHVAGVIVEGRAMKRNLVKPMLFGERK
- a CDS encoding PepSY domain-containing protein, which codes for MTKTILLTAALITAPMLANALPAVGDHVGTTPETATAALADAGCEVTKFGAEDGMIEAKCIDAKKTHWEVYIDPASGDVAKIKEDD
- a CDS encoding molybdopterin-dependent oxidoreductase, giving the protein MTNRRNILKGVAAAGALGTFGVGYSETVQKLAKGKWSGQRPRDEHVTGNSIPAEYAVDPQTGDVTLNPDQAMSYTMCIGCTTMCGVRVRVDKANNKVLRVSGNPYSAMSTDPFIPYESSVAESFAAMAQAGTGQGLTNRSTACGRGNAVLQQVDNPRRVLKPLKRVGPRGSGKWETISFEQLIEEVTEGGDLFGEGRVAGLREIRDLDAPALEGAPEFGPRANRLVWMNCVDDGRDNFVLRWLKQSFGSNNFTRHGSYCGGAYRSGSGAMFGDFKKMPHAKPDFSNAEFIIFAGTAPGNAGNPFKRIGNLVAKARVDGDLSYVVIDPVLNHAQNGPSGDRARWLPIKPGTDGALAMAMMQWMFANNRINHDYLAQPSKAAADAAGEPSWTNATHLVIVADDHPRYGKLLRGSDMGLAIEGAPYSDSDPYMVASDAGPVPAGTSAAPLFHKGLAETQTGPVAVKTGLTLLREEASRLSMDDYAAACGIPVATIEDLAREFTSHGRKAAVNSHGGMMNGSGFANAYALMMLNTLIGNLNWKGGTMIAGGWFPDNKGPAYDLASFPGAVQAKGLPYGRNVPYEKTTEFKTKKAAGKPYPADGPWYPNAPGLATEWISSLVNHYPYGAEALIFRNTNPVYGIPGISHMVEKLKDPQVVPLIISIDPFINESTAISDYIVPDSVMYETWGFAKPWGGVATKATTARWPVIEPKIEKNAEGERIGMETFLIAVAKRIGMPGFGDAAIPDADGKLHPLNRAEDWYIRGAANVAMLGSPVADATDEDITLSNVTRILADLKATLKPNEWRKAATVYAKGGRYENIERSYQGDKATYAFTKPMLVWNEGLGSFRRATTGTRLPGTPYWREAEFADGSKVADHFTKTDWPIQVMSFKSPLQNSYSVGAPALLRIVASNPVIVGTALAAQHGIATGDMVRLTTPGGTLESVAVVRNGIAPDTVAIEHGYGHKGFGAKDITIDDQTIAADPRLAAGVLLNDLGITDPSRAKAGVWVDPVSGTAVRQGLPARIERI
- a CDS encoding 4Fe-4S dicluster domain-containing protein translates to MDTTRRGFLGAIGQVTIGAAATVAGASQSATATEGAHVPHWGMVVDLRKCIGCQACTVACIMENAVPEDAFRTHVSVYELVKDGQDPAMVMLPRLCNHCDNPPCLPVCPVEATFKAENGEVLVDASKCVGCAYCVQACPYDARFINHETQVADKCTFCFHRTQAGLLPACVETCVGGARNFGDLNDPDSDVSKMLRDNEVSVLRPEMHTNPNVYYIGLDDVLDGRVAGEAAYHPEMAASAQHHGEGL